CTAGTGCAGGTCCAAGGATGATCCTTTGCGGGCCGATCGTCGTAGGAGTGGTATGGTCCCACCTCTCTTCGTCCGACCGCTGACCCCCGACGAGCATCAGGCGATCCGGGCCGGCCCCCGCTCGCCCTCGGCCTTCACCCTGCGCCGCTGCCGGATCCTGGCGGCCAGCGCCGAGGGCCTCAAGCCCTCGCAGATCGCCCCCCGGTGTGGCCGCCCGTCCCAGACCGCCCGCAACGCCCTGCGGGCCTTCGCCGCCGAGGGCACCGACTGCCTGCGCGAGAAGTCCCACCGCCCCGCGTCGGCCCGCCCCGGGATCGACGACGCCGGGTGCGAGCGGCCGCGGGCCCTGCTGCACCGCAGCCCCCGCGACTTCGGCGAGCCGACCTCGTTGTGGACCCCGGAGCCGGCCGCCGGGGCGGCCTTCGCCGAGGGCCTCACCGCCCGGCTCGTCAGCGGGGAGGCGATCCGCCAGGCCCTGGAGCGCCTCGGCGTCGGCTGGAGACGGGCCGAGGACTGGATCACCAGCCCCGGCCCCTCATATCTGCGCAAGGAGAGAGCATGAAGGCCGGAGCCGTTCGGGAGGCAGGCTTGAGCGAGTGACACGCTCGTCCCCTTCCCGGAGACCTCGGCCATGACCACCACCACCAAGAAGAAGGTCCGCTTCGTCCGCCCGAACTCCTCGACGTCCTCGACGCCCCGCCTCGACTCCGGCGAGACGGCCCACGTCGGCGTCGACGTCCACAAGGCCAGCCACCACGTCGCCGTCGTCACCGACCTGCGGGGCCTCGTCGCCTCCCGGACCCCGCCCGCCGACCCCGAGTCGCTCAGCGAGCGGCCCAAGCCCATCGGCTCGCAAGTCGCCCGGGTCG
The Tautonia plasticadhaerens DNA segment above includes these coding regions:
- a CDS encoding helix-turn-helix domain-containing protein, which gives rise to MVPPLFVRPLTPDEHQAIRAGPRSPSAFTLRRCRILAASAEGLKPSQIAPRCGRPSQTARNALRAFAAEGTDCLREKSHRPASARPGIDDAGCERPRALLHRSPRDFGEPTSLWTPEPAAGAAFAEGLTARLVSGEAIRQALERLGVGWRRAEDWITSPGPSYLRKERA